A part of Gemmatimonas groenlandica genomic DNA contains:
- a CDS encoding Uma2 family endonuclease — MAMPALMPRIWTAAEVQALPDDPTQRYECVDGVLLVSPSPRTLHQSALIVLTVTLEAILRPAGVGVVFVAPSDWVLDPRTLVQPDLYVVPLVDGRRPRTDEERGHPLLFVEVLSPSTARFDRVVKRGRYQRANIEYWIVDLDSRLIERWLPGDERPSIHAERVEWQPAGAAAPFVIELDLFFTEVLGPA, encoded by the coding sequence ATGGCCATGCCCGCGCTCATGCCCCGTATCTGGACTGCCGCCGAGGTGCAGGCGCTGCCGGACGACCCGACGCAACGGTACGAGTGTGTGGATGGGGTGCTGCTGGTGAGCCCGTCGCCGCGCACGCTGCATCAGTCGGCGTTGATCGTGCTGACCGTCACGCTGGAGGCGATCTTGCGCCCAGCCGGGGTTGGCGTCGTGTTCGTGGCACCGTCCGACTGGGTCCTAGACCCTCGCACGCTCGTGCAGCCCGACCTCTACGTGGTGCCACTCGTCGACGGGCGGCGCCCGCGTACCGACGAGGAGCGCGGCCACCCGCTGCTTTTCGTCGAAGTCCTGTCGCCCAGCACCGCGCGATTCGATCGCGTGGTGAAGCGCGGCCGCTATCAGCGCGCGAACATCGAGTACTGGATTGTGGACCTCGACTCTCGCCTGATCGAGCGATGGCTGCCGGGTGACGAGCGCCCGAGCATCCACGCCGAGCGCGTGGAGTGGCAGCCTGCGGGTGCCGCTGCGCCCTTCGTGATTGAGCTCGATCTGTTCTTCACCGAGGTGCTGGGTCCGGCCTGA
- a CDS encoding sulfatase-like hydrolase/transferase: MLPPTAPRFFATRRALRAGLGAIAVAVLVTLRSAPLAAQSPANRPNVVLIITDDMGYADLGVYGAKDIRTPNIDRLAREGVRFTDFYANGTTCSPTRAGLITGRYQQRYGVEQPLPANGAAVADGERGLDASPYSLPRLLKSSGYATALVGKWHLGYAPTQSPLAHGFDYFFGLKSGYHDYWHHNDSRGAPDLWENDARVEVDGYSTALIADRAIAFIEQHANAPFFIDIAFNAPHWPFQRPDTPSKAVGNARFLKPADSLPSTRADYASMVEAMDRHVGRVLATLEHRAITRKTIVIFTNDNGGEWLSDNTPLFNRKYSTWEGGIRVPAIVRWPGRIRAGTVTAQVGMTMDLAASVLAAAQVVVPSGAQLEGMNLFPVLEAKIPVAPRTLFWRSVQAKRDMRAVRDGDTKMVVESNHTFLYDIRRDPGERHDFARMQPDVVRRLTLMLQAWERDVDADAARRK; this comes from the coding sequence ATGCTCCCACCAACTGCTCCGCGTTTCTTCGCGACACGTCGCGCGCTGCGCGCAGGCCTCGGCGCTATCGCGGTCGCCGTGCTCGTCACCCTGCGCTCGGCGCCACTCGCCGCGCAATCGCCAGCCAACCGCCCCAACGTCGTCCTCATCATCACCGACGACATGGGCTACGCCGACTTGGGCGTCTACGGCGCGAAGGATATCCGTACGCCGAACATCGATCGGCTGGCGCGCGAGGGCGTGCGCTTCACCGACTTCTACGCCAACGGCACCACCTGCTCGCCCACCCGCGCCGGGCTGATCACCGGCCGCTATCAGCAGCGCTACGGCGTGGAGCAACCACTCCCCGCGAACGGCGCCGCAGTCGCTGACGGCGAGCGGGGGCTCGACGCGTCGCCGTACTCGCTTCCGCGGTTACTCAAGTCCAGTGGCTACGCGACCGCGCTCGTGGGCAAGTGGCACCTGGGCTACGCACCCACGCAGAGCCCACTCGCACACGGCTTCGACTATTTCTTCGGCCTCAAGAGCGGCTATCACGACTACTGGCATCACAACGACAGTCGCGGCGCACCCGATCTGTGGGAGAATGATGCGCGCGTGGAGGTCGATGGCTACAGCACGGCGTTGATCGCTGACCGGGCGATTGCCTTCATCGAGCAGCACGCCAACGCGCCGTTCTTCATCGACATCGCGTTCAATGCACCGCACTGGCCGTTCCAACGCCCCGACACGCCCAGCAAAGCGGTCGGGAACGCACGCTTTCTCAAGCCGGCGGATTCACTTCCCAGCACGCGCGCCGATTACGCCAGCATGGTGGAAGCGATGGACAGGCACGTCGGTCGCGTGCTCGCCACCCTCGAGCACCGGGCGATCACTCGCAAGACCATCGTGATCTTCACCAACGACAACGGCGGCGAGTGGCTGTCGGACAACACGCCATTGTTCAATCGCAAGTATTCCACCTGGGAGGGCGGCATCCGCGTGCCGGCGATCGTGCGCTGGCCGGGGCGTATCCGCGCGGGGACGGTGACAGCGCAAGTAGGCATGACCATGGACCTCGCGGCGTCGGTGCTGGCCGCGGCGCAAGTCGTCGTGCCATCCGGCGCGCAGCTCGAGGGTATGAACCTCTTTCCCGTACTCGAAGCGAAGATACCCGTGGCCCCGCGCACGCTCTTTTGGCGGTCGGTGCAAGCCAAACGTGACATGCGCGCGGTGCGTGATGGCGACACCAAGATGGTGGTCGAGAGCAACCACACTTTTCTCTACGATATACGGCGCGATCCGGGTGAGCGGCATGACTTCGCCCGCATGCAGCCGGACGTCGTACGCCGACTGACCCTCATGCTGCAGGCGTGGGAACGTGACGTGGATGCCGACGCGGCGCGGCGGAAGTAG
- a CDS encoding protein kinase domain-containing protein, whose protein sequence is MNPSDVHARLTTALAGRYRLERELGAGGMATVYLAHDERHHRRVAIKVLHPELSAVLGTERFLKEIELTAGLQHPHILPLFDSGSADGLVFYVMPFVDGETLRARLERERQLPIADAVRIAQDVASALDYAHKRGVVHRDVKPENILLHDGRPMVADFGIALAVKEAGGQRMTQTGLSLGTPQYMAPEQAMGEKTVDARADVFALGVVTYEMLAGEPPFTGPTMQAIVAKVLASEPVPLTELRKSVPEHVWEAVATALENLPADRHASAERFAAALSDSTAVPRHVSGARVASARASRPSAARRALPWIGGLAAGLLIGAVIAKGRERGTASAADPNAQPIRFLVTAPDSLELQAVCCGLMMLLSPDGRTLVYQARPVVTDSVAPAQPQQLVVRDLGSLTSTVLPGTVGATSMSVSPDGQQVAFVAKQRLYRTPLRGGAVTEVVQLPTGFVSGSTWLSNDRILVTVGTAIYSADVQSSQLSTFLKADSLERQPVGPSAVDGGHGMLFSYSGPERVPSVHWLPTGSTTPRRLMPGATPTYVPAWRRLLVNRTGALLAFPFDPVTGDTTGPAVKVADGNVLRSPILAHAEYAVAPNGTLVLARRESDGAAGEWTPNSSITMRRNGVNTPIVIPSNGAFVLGSASFSHDGNRLIMPSRSGFDGWRVVMQDLQRGVTQTVTGDDYGRLPAFTARDDSIVYLSREPLTFSVRPSDGSGSAVALPALTNWSTVNEISMNGDWIAVSGTAAVGATSADIGVFRRSVGGPVQPYAHTAAREEAPAISPDGHWLAYSANVSGVDQVYVSPFPTPTSRTAVSGNGGRLPVWSGDGRTLYYVDAKNAFIGLPFSTGADGTAALGAARTIFNRGYVRNWTISPDGTRMIFIDTAQLLRLLGLEVVLNLQPGP, encoded by the coding sequence GTGAACCCGTCTGACGTACACGCGCGCCTGACCACGGCGCTGGCCGGACGCTATCGCCTCGAGCGCGAGCTCGGCGCCGGCGGTATGGCCACCGTGTATCTCGCCCACGATGAGCGGCACCACCGTCGTGTCGCCATCAAGGTGCTCCATCCCGAGCTGTCGGCGGTCCTCGGCACCGAGCGGTTCCTCAAGGAAATCGAGCTCACCGCCGGGTTGCAGCACCCGCACATTCTGCCGTTGTTCGACTCGGGCAGCGCTGATGGACTGGTGTTCTACGTCATGCCCTTCGTCGATGGCGAGACGCTGCGCGCGCGACTCGAGCGCGAACGCCAGCTGCCGATCGCCGACGCCGTGCGCATCGCGCAAGACGTGGCCAGTGCGCTCGACTACGCGCACAAGCGTGGCGTCGTGCATCGTGACGTGAAGCCCGAGAATATTCTGCTGCACGACGGTCGTCCGATGGTGGCCGACTTCGGCATTGCCCTCGCCGTGAAGGAAGCCGGCGGACAGCGGATGACGCAGACCGGCCTCTCGCTCGGCACACCTCAGTATATGGCGCCCGAGCAGGCGATGGGCGAGAAGACCGTCGATGCGCGCGCCGATGTATTCGCGCTTGGCGTGGTGACCTACGAGATGCTGGCCGGCGAACCGCCATTCACCGGGCCCACGATGCAGGCGATCGTGGCGAAGGTGCTGGCCAGCGAACCGGTGCCACTCACTGAGCTGCGCAAGAGTGTGCCGGAACATGTGTGGGAAGCGGTGGCGACGGCGCTCGAGAACTTGCCGGCCGACCGGCACGCGAGTGCTGAGCGATTCGCGGCGGCACTGAGCGACAGCACGGCCGTACCGCGGCATGTCAGTGGTGCACGCGTCGCTTCGGCACGGGCCAGCCGTCCTTCCGCCGCGCGACGTGCACTCCCGTGGATTGGCGGTCTCGCCGCTGGCCTATTGATTGGCGCCGTGATCGCGAAGGGCCGTGAGCGAGGCACGGCCAGCGCCGCCGACCCCAACGCGCAGCCGATTCGATTTCTCGTCACCGCTCCCGATTCGCTCGAGCTCCAGGCGGTCTGTTGCGGGCTGATGATGCTGCTCTCACCCGACGGTCGCACGCTGGTGTATCAGGCCCGACCGGTCGTCACGGATTCGGTGGCCCCGGCGCAACCGCAACAGCTGGTCGTGCGCGACCTCGGTTCACTGACGTCCACCGTGCTCCCGGGCACCGTCGGCGCGACGTCGATGTCCGTGTCGCCCGATGGGCAACAGGTGGCGTTCGTCGCCAAGCAACGACTCTATCGCACGCCATTGCGTGGTGGCGCCGTCACCGAGGTCGTTCAACTGCCCACCGGATTCGTGAGCGGTAGCACGTGGCTCAGCAACGACCGCATCCTGGTGACTGTTGGTACGGCCATATACAGCGCCGATGTGCAGTCGTCGCAGCTGTCGACGTTCTTGAAGGCAGACTCCCTCGAACGACAGCCTGTTGGACCATCGGCAGTGGATGGCGGCCACGGCATGCTGTTTTCGTACAGTGGCCCTGAGCGCGTACCGTCGGTGCACTGGCTCCCGACCGGCTCCACCACGCCACGACGGTTGATGCCGGGTGCCACGCCCACCTACGTGCCGGCGTGGAGACGATTGCTGGTCAATCGCACCGGTGCGCTGCTGGCGTTTCCATTCGATCCAGTTACCGGAGACACCACTGGCCCCGCCGTGAAAGTGGCCGACGGCAACGTGCTGCGCTCACCCATTCTCGCGCACGCCGAATATGCTGTTGCGCCGAACGGTACCTTGGTGCTTGCGCGGCGGGAATCCGACGGCGCCGCCGGGGAATGGACGCCGAACAGCAGCATCACGATGCGACGCAACGGTGTGAATACACCGATTGTCATTCCCAGCAACGGCGCGTTCGTCTTGGGCAGCGCCTCGTTTTCGCACGACGGGAATCGACTGATCATGCCGTCGCGCAGCGGCTTCGACGGCTGGCGCGTGGTGATGCAGGATCTCCAACGCGGTGTGACGCAAACGGTCACGGGCGATGATTACGGTCGACTCCCGGCGTTCACGGCGCGCGACGACAGCATCGTGTATCTGTCGCGAGAACCGCTGACCTTCTCCGTGCGACCGTCCGACGGGAGTGGTAGTGCCGTCGCGCTTCCCGCGCTCACCAATTGGTCGACCGTGAACGAGATCTCGATGAACGGTGACTGGATTGCCGTGTCAGGCACCGCCGCCGTCGGAGCGACGAGCGCCGACATCGGTGTGTTCCGTCGGAGCGTGGGCGGTCCGGTGCAGCCCTATGCGCACACTGCCGCGCGCGAAGAGGCACCCGCGATTTCACCGGACGGACATTGGCTCGCGTATTCCGCGAACGTTTCGGGCGTTGACCAAGTGTACGTGAGTCCATTTCCGACACCCACCTCCCGCACGGCGGTGTCAGGAAACGGCGGACGGCTGCCGGTGTGGAGTGGGGATGGCCGCACGCTGTACTACGTCGACGCCAAGAACGCATTCATCGGGTTGCCGTTCTCAACAGGTGCTGATGGCACGGCAGCCTTGGGCGCCGCACGGACCATTTTCAATCGCGGCTACGTGCGCAACTGGACGATCTCGCCCGACGGAACGCGCATGATCTTCATCGATACGGCACAACTACTCCGGCTGCTTGGTCTCGAAGTCGTGTTGAATCTGCAGCCGGGACCTTGA
- the msrA gene encoding peptide-methionine (S)-S-oxide reductase MsrA: MVRTLIAAVLLATVSLTSTARAATLQTAVFAGGCFWGVEAVFEHVKGVKSVVSGYAGGAVVNPDYETVSSGRTGHAEAVKVTFDPAVVSYETLLAVFFTVAHNPTELNRQGPDVGTQYRSAIFFTSAEQQKSATTVIAQLTKAKSFPRPIVTQVASLSKFYDAETYHQNYLYSHTDQPYIVYNDLPKIDALKKQYPALWEKTQGK, translated from the coding sequence ATGGTTCGTACACTCATTGCGGCGGTTCTTCTGGCCACCGTTTCGCTTACCTCGACCGCGCGCGCCGCGACGCTACAGACGGCCGTCTTTGCCGGTGGCTGCTTCTGGGGCGTCGAAGCCGTGTTCGAGCACGTGAAGGGTGTGAAGTCGGTCGTCTCGGGCTACGCCGGTGGCGCCGTGGTGAACCCAGACTACGAGACCGTGAGCAGCGGTCGCACCGGACATGCCGAAGCCGTAAAGGTCACCTTCGACCCGGCCGTCGTGTCGTACGAAACCTTGCTGGCCGTGTTCTTCACCGTGGCCCACAACCCCACGGAGCTCAACCGACAGGGTCCCGACGTGGGCACCCAGTATCGTTCGGCGATCTTCTTCACCAGCGCCGAGCAGCAGAAGAGCGCCACTACGGTTATTGCGCAGCTCACCAAGGCCAAGTCATTTCCGCGCCCGATCGTGACGCAGGTGGCGTCGCTCTCCAAGTTCTACGACGCGGAGACGTACCATCAGAACTACCTGTACAGCCACACCGACCAGCCGTACATCGTGTACAACGACCTGCCCAAGATCGACGCGCTGAAGAAGCAGTATCCGGCGCTGTGGGAGAAGACGCAGGGCAAGTAG
- a CDS encoding propionyl-CoA synthetase yields MTDSPSAYDLAYAAAQANPEEFWAEAAMALHWDTPWERVLDDRAAPLYRWFSGGQMNTCFNAIDRHVLNGRGAQAAVIYDSPVTSTKRTISYAELQEEVARCAGVLRSIGVEQGDRVIIYMPMTPETLIGMYACARIGAVHSVVFGGFAPHELAVRIDDAQPKVVLTASCGIEVQRIVPYKPLLDKALEVAAHKPAHCVVLQREVHRCDLTPDRDIDWAEAMTTAEPVPCVPVLATDPLYILYTSGTTGQPKGVVRDNGGHAVALLWTMKHVYNVEPGDVFWAASDFGWAVGHSYIVYAPLLAGCTTVVHEGKPVGTPDAGGFWRVIQEHNVRVLFTAPTAFRAIKREDPTGLFYAKYDVSCLRALFLAGERLDPDTYHWARALLQTPVIDHWWQTETGWPVAANCLGLTSFPVKPGSPTKPVPGYTVEILDEDGRALPSNKEGAVVIKLPLPPGTLPTLWRDDARYIETYLTRYPGYYLTGDGGYIDEDGYLFIMGRVDDIIIVAGHNLSTGSMEQALSSHQDVAECAVVGVRDALKTQLPVGLVVLKAGVLRSAAELSAELVQLVRDQVGPVANLKQVLVVSRLPKTRSGKVLRKTMRAIADGDAWTMPPTIDEPATLDEIASAFATIGLARGPGSPIGG; encoded by the coding sequence GTGACTGACTCTCCGAGCGCCTACGACCTCGCCTACGCCGCCGCCCAGGCCAATCCCGAGGAGTTCTGGGCCGAGGCAGCGATGGCGCTGCACTGGGACACACCCTGGGAGCGCGTGCTCGACGACCGGGCGGCACCACTGTACCGCTGGTTCAGCGGCGGGCAAATGAACACCTGCTTCAACGCCATCGACCGGCACGTGCTGAACGGTCGTGGTGCGCAGGCGGCGGTGATCTATGACAGCCCGGTCACCAGCACGAAGCGCACGATCAGTTACGCCGAGTTGCAAGAGGAAGTCGCGCGCTGTGCCGGCGTATTGCGCTCGATTGGCGTGGAGCAGGGCGATCGGGTGATCATCTACATGCCGATGACGCCGGAGACGCTCATCGGCATGTACGCCTGCGCCCGTATCGGCGCGGTGCATTCGGTGGTGTTCGGCGGCTTCGCGCCGCACGAACTGGCGGTCCGCATTGACGATGCACAGCCGAAGGTGGTACTCACGGCCAGCTGCGGCATTGAGGTGCAGCGCATCGTGCCGTACAAGCCGCTGCTGGATAAGGCGCTCGAGGTGGCGGCGCACAAGCCGGCGCATTGCGTGGTGCTGCAGCGCGAGGTGCATCGTTGCGATCTCACGCCCGATCGCGATATCGATTGGGCGGAGGCCATGACCACCGCTGAGCCGGTACCCTGCGTGCCGGTGCTGGCCACCGATCCGTTGTACATCCTGTACACGTCGGGCACCACAGGTCAGCCCAAGGGCGTGGTGCGCGACAACGGCGGTCATGCCGTCGCGCTACTCTGGACGATGAAGCATGTGTACAACGTGGAACCGGGCGACGTGTTCTGGGCGGCGTCGGACTTCGGCTGGGCGGTGGGCCATTCGTACATCGTGTATGCGCCGTTACTGGCCGGTTGCACCACCGTAGTACACGAGGGCAAGCCGGTGGGCACGCCTGACGCGGGCGGCTTTTGGCGGGTCATCCAGGAACACAATGTGCGCGTGCTGTTCACGGCACCGACGGCATTCCGCGCCATCAAGCGCGAAGATCCCACCGGACTGTTCTACGCCAAGTACGATGTGTCGTGCTTGCGGGCGTTGTTCCTCGCGGGCGAGCGTCTCGATCCCGACACGTATCACTGGGCGCGCGCGTTGCTGCAAACGCCGGTGATCGATCACTGGTGGCAAACGGAAACCGGCTGGCCGGTAGCGGCCAACTGTCTGGGGCTCACCAGCTTTCCAGTGAAACCTGGCTCGCCCACCAAGCCGGTGCCGGGCTACACCGTCGAGATTCTCGACGAAGACGGGCGCGCGCTGCCCTCGAACAAGGAGGGCGCGGTGGTGATCAAACTGCCGCTGCCACCCGGCACGTTGCCCACGCTCTGGCGTGATGATGCGCGCTACATCGAGACGTATCTCACGCGCTATCCCGGCTACTACCTCACCGGTGACGGCGGCTACATCGACGAAGACGGCTACCTGTTCATCATGGGCCGCGTGGATGACATCATCATCGTGGCCGGACACAATCTGTCCACGGGCTCGATGGAGCAGGCGCTGTCGAGCCATCAGGACGTGGCCGAATGCGCGGTGGTCGGTGTGCGCGACGCGCTCAAGACCCAACTGCCGGTGGGACTCGTGGTATTGAAAGCCGGTGTGTTGCGGTCGGCCGCCGAGCTCTCGGCGGAGCTGGTGCAGCTGGTGCGCGATCAGGTAGGACCGGTGGCCAACCTCAAACAAGTGCTGGTGGTATCGCGTCTGCCGAAAACGCGATCGGGCAAGGTGCTGCGCAAGACGATGCGCGCGATCGCCGATGGTGACGCGTGGACGATGCCCCCCACAATCGATGAACCGGCCACACTCGACGAGATCGCGTCGGCGTTTGCGACGATAGGGCTGGCACGCGGTCCGGGGTCGCCGATCGGCGGGTAG
- a CDS encoding class 1 fructose-bisphosphatase yields MPVAGRATLAQFLIEDRRRAPEATGDFDALVTDIALACKAIARRVAHGALQGDAGGAGSRNVHGEEQKPLDLASNDLFLRATEWGGHLAGMASEELELPYAIPSHYPRGKYLLLFDPLDGSSNIDVNMTVGSIFSVLRAPTPGAHAKLDDFLQPGSAQVCAGYAVYGPSTMLVITIGRGTHAFTLDPDLSEWVLSHAHLRVGPSAREFAINASNSRFWEPAVKRYVDECLAGVSGPRGVDFNMRWIASLVAETHRILMRGGVFLYPRDSKSATKHGRLRMLYETNPIAFLIEQAGGMASTGERRMMDEQPTGLHQRSGFVFGASEEVERIERYHRELDEA; encoded by the coding sequence ATGCCCGTCGCCGGACGTGCCACGCTCGCGCAATTTCTGATCGAGGATCGCCGACGCGCCCCCGAGGCCACGGGCGACTTCGATGCGCTGGTCACCGACATCGCGCTCGCTTGCAAGGCGATCGCACGGCGCGTGGCCCATGGCGCCCTGCAGGGCGACGCGGGCGGTGCCGGCTCGCGCAATGTGCACGGTGAAGAGCAGAAGCCGCTCGACCTTGCCAGCAACGACCTCTTTCTACGCGCCACCGAGTGGGGCGGACATCTGGCCGGCATGGCATCGGAGGAACTCGAGCTCCCGTACGCCATCCCGTCGCACTATCCGCGCGGCAAGTATCTGTTGCTCTTCGATCCGCTCGACGGGTCGTCGAACATCGATGTGAACATGACGGTGGGCAGCATCTTCTCCGTGTTACGCGCACCGACTCCCGGTGCGCACGCGAAGCTCGACGACTTCTTGCAGCCCGGTTCCGCGCAAGTCTGCGCCGGCTATGCCGTGTATGGCCCCAGTACCATGCTGGTGATCACGATCGGACGCGGCACGCACGCCTTTACGCTGGATCCGGATCTCAGTGAATGGGTGCTGAGTCATGCGCATCTGCGGGTGGGTCCGTCGGCACGCGAGTTCGCCATCAACGCATCGAACAGCCGCTTCTGGGAGCCGGCCGTGAAGCGCTACGTGGACGAATGCCTGGCCGGCGTATCAGGACCTCGCGGCGTGGACTTCAACATGCGCTGGATCGCCTCGCTGGTGGCCGAAACGCATCGCATCCTCATGCGCGGCGGGGTGTTTCTGTATCCGCGCGACAGCAAGTCGGCTACGAAACACGGTCGGCTTCGGATGCTTTACGAGACAAATCCCATTGCGTTTCTCATCGAGCAGGCAGGCGGAATGGCTAGCACCGGTGAGCGCCGCATGATGGACGAACAGCCGACGGGGTTGCACCAGCGCAGCGGTTTCGTATTCGGCGCTAGCGAGGAAGTGGAGCGAATCGAGCGATATCACCGGGAGCTGGACGAGGCGTAG